In the genome of Egicoccus sp. AB-alg2, the window CGCGACGTCCTGCCGCCCGAGGCCGACGCCTCCGCCTCCGAGCCGCTGTTCGTCGACGTCGAGGTCCTCGAGCTGCAGAACATCTACGTGCCGGTCCCCTACCAGCCCGTCCAGGTGCTGGGCCCGCAGCGCGACGAGATGGTGTGGTCCACCGAGGGCGGCTTCCTCGCGACCTGGGACACGGTCGACGGTGAGCTCGCCGGCCAACCACGTGTCGGCGTGCGGGAAGGCGTGACCTACCGCGTCCAGGCGTCCCGACCCACCCCGAGCTACGAGCAGCTCCGCGAGGTGGAGATCGACGACGCGACGCGCGAACGGCTCACGCAGTTGCCGCGCGAGTACGAGGGGCTGCGCGAACAGGCCGAGGAGGTCTACGCCGCCGCGGACGCGGACACGACGGTCGACCGCGCGCTGGCGCTGCAGGAGTGGTTCATCGGCGACGAGGGCGGATTCACCTACGACCTCGACGTCCCGGCGCTGCGCGGCGACCGTGCCCTCGAACGGTTCGTGCTCGAGGACAAGGTCGGCTACTGCGAGTACTTCGCCACGGCGATGGCGGTCATGCTCCGCGAGACCGGCATCCCCGCCCGCGTGGCCGTCGGGTTCCTGCCGGGCCGGTTGTCGGCGCCGGCCGATCCCGCACTGGGGCGCGAGATGGACGAGTACACCGTGTCCACCCGCGATGCCCACGCCTGGGTCGAGGTGCTGTTCCCCGGGTACGGGTGGGTCACGTTCGAGCCCACCCCCCGCGACGACCGCACCCAGATCGTGCCGCGCGAGGCGGACCTGACGCCACTGGAGAACGAGCGTGAACGCGCCGCACGCCTGCGCGCCGAGGAGCGCGAGGAGCAGGGTCCCGACGCGCGCGACAACACGACGCCGAACGTCCCGCTCCCGCTGCCCAACGAGGACACCGCCCCACCACAGGCGACCTCACCGGAGGCGGGCACGCAGGCAGGACGCACGGCGATCTGGCCGCTCGCGCTGATCGGCCTGGGCCTGCTCGGCGTGGCCCTCGTGACCGTCCGCTCCCAGCGGGGCCGAGCCCGGTCGGCCGGCGACGGACCGGCCGGTCGGGTCCTCATGTCGCAGCGTCGCCTGCTCGCGGGCGCGGCGTCGTTGGGGCTCGTCCGCCGCCCGTCCGAGACCACCCCGGAGCTGGTCGCCCGCTGGCAGGCCGAAGGGCGGGTCGACGGGGCGGGCACGCGGTTCGCTCAGCTGGCGCAACGCGCCGCGTTCGGCGGCGACGTCGACGACCGCCTCGCCGACGAGGCCGAGGTGCTGGCCACCGAGCTCGAGGAGGACCTGCGGGCGTCGGTGGACACCCGCGACCGGCTGCTGTCGCCCGTGCGCGTGCCCGTCACGCAGGGTGTGTCACGGACCCGCGAGCTCGTCGGCGCCGTCCGCGACCGCTGGCGCGGGTGAACCGACGGAGGCGCAGCAGGCGGCATCGCGGCGACACCGGACCCGCCTGAGGGAGCGGGCCGGACGTCAGCTGGACTCGTCGGGAGGAACCGGCGCGGGCGTCGGCTGTTCCGGACGTTCGCGGAGTGCCGTCGCACCGAGGAGGATGGCGCCCAGCAGCAACGCCATGCCGACGACACCGAAGGCGATGCTGAACGTCAGCCCGAGCAGCGACAGGACCCCGAGCACCGCCATCGCGACGGCCAGGCGAAGCCGCAGCGTGCGGGACGGGCCTTTTCGGGTTCGGCGCGCACGGGCGACGAACCGTGGATCCTCGGCGGCGAGCTGACGCTCGATCTCCGCGAGGATCCGCTCCTCGTGCTCGGACAACGGCATACGGATTCCACGTGGCCGACGGTCGTGAGAATGTACCGACGGGCCGGGGGCGGTGCACCCTGTCGTGTGGCCGATGCGCGCCCCGGCCGACGTCGCGGCGCCAGGGGTGCGCGACACCGATCCGACCGGCCCCGCGGCTCCGGATGCCTCGTCTCGGCGAGGTCGGTCAGGCGCCGACGAAGCGTGGCAGCCTGCCGTGCCATCTCGCGGTCACCGCTTCGGTGAAGTCGGGTCCGGAGAGGCAGGCGAGCTGCGTGGCGGCCTCCGCACCCAGTGCCTCGGTGCGGCCACGTTCGAGGTTCTCGCGCAGCAGCCGGGGCGCACGGCGGAGGGCGCCGGGACCGGCCGCGAGCCGTGCGGCCAGTGCATGCGCCTCCCCTTGCGGGTCCTCGCCGCCCAGCCGGAGCTCGGCCAGCCCCATCGCGAGTGCCTCGTCGGCCTCGACGGTGCGGGCGGTGAGCGTCAGCTCCGTCGCCCGGCCGAGACCGACCAGGCGCGGCAGTCGCCACGTGCCGCCGAGGTCGGGTACGAGGCCCCAGTCGGCCTCCTTGACGGCGAGGCGGGCGGTCGGCGCCACGGCGCGGAGGTGGCAGGCGAGCGCCAGCTGGATGCCGCCTCCGAAGCAGTATCCCTCGATCGCGGCCAGCGTCGGCTTGTCGAGGTCTTCGAACGCGGAGAAGGCGTCCTGGAGCCCGCCGATGAACTCGGGCGTCACGCCGCCCTGCACCTGGTCGCCGAACACGGAGACGTCGATGCCCGAGGAGAACGTGCCGCCCTCGCCGGCGACGACGACCGCGCCCACCCGGTGGTCGTCGGCTGCCCGGCCGGCGGCGTCGCGAAGTCCCTCGAACACCTCGAGGGACATCGCGTTGCGCTTGTCGGGTCGCTGGATCGTGACGTGCGCCACACCCTCGGCGATCTCGTAGCCGACGGCCTCGCTCATGTGTTGCCCTTCGCGTCACAGGGGACCGCGATCCTCGCAGGTGGCGTCCGCCGGTGACGAACCATCGGCGGGTCGCCCCGTCCGCGGACCCGGATCTGGCGTCGCGAGCGGGCCAGTAACTAGGATCGCCCGGCGACGATCGCAGGGCCATGAGGGGCCGCCGGAGGGGACGCCGGCGACATGGCCGGACTCGGGGACGTCTTGCAGCACTATCAGGGGGAGGACCGTCGTAACGCGCTGGTGTGTGCGTCGGTCGGTCCGGGGTGGACGCTGGCCTGGTTGCCGCTGGTGGTGGTCGCGGCCCTGCCGGCGATCACACTGGCGGACCGACTGAACGAGTTGGCGCTGCTGGGTCGGCCGACCTGGCGTGCCGTGACGGTGGCCTTGGCCGTCGTGCTGTCCCTGGTAGCCGCCCTGCTCCACCGGGCGACGGGTGAGGCGCGCGCGGTGCGCCTGTGTACTGCCACCGCGCTCCTGGCCGCCGCGAGCCTGCCCGCCTCGGTGCTCGGTGGCCGCCAACCGCGGCTCGGCGACGCGCTCGTGGTGGCGGGCACCGCCGTGGCGGGCTGGTGGTCGGTGCGCCTGTCCGACACCGCGGAGGTCGACACCTCGCTCCGCCCCGCGCCGGACGTGGTCCGTGGCCTCGGTGCGCTCGTCGTCGCGATGCTCGCGATCGTCGGCGCCGGCGAGGTGATGGGCGCCGTGCCGGTGCCGGTGCTGGCGGCAGCGGTGGCGACGATGCTGTGGACGGTCGCCGCCGCGCGTCTGCTGGTTCGTTGGCGCAGCCGCAGCGCGACCGCCCTGCAGGCCTGGACGGCCACCTTCGCGGTCGGCATGGCGGTGGCAGAGGCGGCTCGGCTCGTGGCCCGGTGGTCGCTGCAGCCGGGGTGGTTCCTGACCAGCGCGGTCGTGCGCTTGGCGGGTCTGCTCGTGCTGACGGTCGGCGTGGTGTACCTGCTCACCCAGTCGCTGGAGGTGCGTCGTTCCGAGCTGCACCTGCTGCGGGTCGAGCGCGTCCGTTCCGAGCGCGACCGCGAACACCAGCAGCTGCAACTCCAGCACGAGGTCCGCAATGCGCTGCTGGGTCTGGAGGCCGCGACCGCCGTCCTGCGCGGCGGGGAACGCCTGGCCCCGGACCGGCGCGAGGAGATGACCGCCGCGCTGGCCACCGGTCTGTCCCGGCTGCGTGTCCTGTTGCTCCCGGACGGCCAGCGGACGGCGGCGACGACCGTCCCCATCGGCCAGATCGTCGTGCCGACGGTCCTGCTGGCCCGGGCACGCGGTACGCAGCTCCTCCTCGACGGCGACCTCGACGCGACCGTCCAGTGCGTACCCGGGGCCCTGGCACAGGCACTGGACAACCTGCTGGTGAACGCCGACCGCCACGGCCGTGCCCGGGAGGTGCCCGCGCTCGTCCAGGTCGACCGCGACGGCGACCGCGTGCTCGTGCGCGTCAGCGATCGTGGTCCCGGCGTGCCCGACGGCCTGCGGGAGCAGGTCTTCGCGCCGGGCGTGACGCTCGCCGCCACCGGCGGTCACGGCGTCGGCCTCCCGCTCGCGCGTCGGCTGGTGCGCGAGGCCGGCGGTGAGCTGTGGGTCGATGCAGGCCTGGATCACGGCGCCTGCTTCGTGATGTCACTCCCCCTGGCTGGCTCGATGGACGCCGCCGGCGCCGGCGCCGGTGAGGAGCAGCGTGATCAACTCGTCTGAGGCGACCGAGCCCAGGTACCGGCCGTCGCTGGCGGTCAGTGCCGCGCCACTGCCGGTACCGCCGGTTTCGTCCAGAGTCGCGTACAGCAGCGCTCGGATGTCCGTGCGGTCCTGCGGGTCGAGCACGACCGCGACGTCGAAGACCTCCTCGGTGCCGACCGGCGCGACCGCCACCTCGACACCGCCGGCGCGCAGCACGGTGCACAACGTGTCCACGAGCAACGGCGGACGGGCCGCGAGCACGACGCGGCGGGGTGGAGGCGAAACGGCTGTCACACCCGCAGTCGACCATGCCCACTCCACGGCCGCATCACACGAATTGGGGAAACGCGCGTGACCAGTCGCCTGGCCATCGTCGAGGACCACGGGCTGATCGCGCACACGGTCGCGTCGGCGTTCCGCAGCCGCGACGTCGAGGTCACCGTCGTGCCGCCGGCGTCCGCCGACGCCCTCGTGACGACGGTCGTCGGCCTCGCCCCCGACCTCGCGCTGGTCGACCTCGACCTCGGTGACGACGTCAGCGCGCTGGACCTGCTGCCCGCCCTGGCCGAGCACGAGGTCCCCGCCGTCGTGCTGACCGGCGTACGTGACCGCGTCCGTCACGCGCAGTGCGTCGCCGCCGGCGCCCGTGCGGTGCTCACCAAGGACGGTTCGTTCGATGAGCTGGCGGCGACGGTGGACCGGGCGCTGGCGGGCGAGCCGCTGCTGTCCCGCCACGAGCGCGAGGAACACCTCGCGTTGCTGCGCCAGCACCAGCGCGCCGAGGAGGCCCGGTTGGCACCGTTCCGCGAGCTCACGCCGCGCGAGGCCGAGGTGCTGGCCGGCCTGATACGTGGCCGGTCCGTGGAGCAGATCGCGACCGAGTGCGTGGTGGCGGTGTCGACCGTTCGCAGCCAGGTGCGTGCCATCCTGCGCAAGCTCGGCGTCAGCTCACAGCTGGCCGCGATCGCCCGCGCCAAGGAAGCCGAGTGGCAGCCGCCCAGCGGCTCCTGAGGCGGCGATTCGCCGACGTTCCTCAACTTTGAGGATGTCACGAGCGTCGACGCCCGGGAGTCTTCGGCCTGTCAGAGCGCGGGTGCGACGGCAATGACGCACCGACCGAGAACTGGTCGCCAGGTCCGTGTCGAGCCAAGTGGCGAATCCACCCCCCGCGCACAGCTCGCCACACGGGCGAGCAATCAAGGGGTGAAACGTGAACAAGAAGATTCTGGGCTCCGGCGTCGCCGTCGTTGCGGCCGCCGCACTGCTCACCGGCGGCACCTTCGCCGCCTGGAGCGACTGGGACACCATCGAGGACAACAGCTCGGGTGCCGACCACCTCACGCTTGACCTCAACGGCAGTGGCATTGAGGGCTTCTCGAACGTCAAGCTCGCGCCGGGCGTCGAGGTCGAGCGCCAGTTCGTCGTCGCTAGCCGCGACGGTGAGACGGTGCCGGCGGCCGATCTCTACATCTCGATGGAGGAACTCGTCGGCAAGGAAGACGGCTGCCGCGGCAACAGTGAGCGAGAAGAGCAGGAGGCGATTTACGAGACCACCTGCGACGCGGAGTTCGAGACTGAGGAATTCCGGTTCGACGAACACGGTCAGTTCATCAAGGAGGCGCGCATCAACATCACCTCCACGAACGTGCCGACGGACGACCTCGACACCGCCTGCAACTCGACCCTCAACCCGCGGGGTGGCCGTCTGAACTCCATGTCGCTGCAAGACTTCGCGGCGAAGGATCGTGTGAGCCTCCTCAGCGCGGGCGAGACGCTCGGTAAGGGCGAGGGCGTCTGTGTGGGCGTCGTGATCCAGCTCCCGCAGAACGCGACCAACGCTTCCCAGGGCGACAGCGCAAGCTTCGATCTGCGTTTCGACCTCGAGCAGGCGATCAGCTGAGGCTGAAGCCGACGACCGGGTGGGCTGAGGCCCGCCCGGTCGCTCCATGTTCGGTTGCTTGGAGGAGATGTCGACCATGACGGCCATCGCGCGCGCGGCCAGCAGGCTGGCGACAGCCGCAGCGGTGCTGCTGGCTGTTCTCGTTCTCGCGGTGGCCTTCGTGATTCCTCGCCTGACCGGTGGCGCGGCGCTCACCGTGTTGAGCGGATCGATGACCCCCACGTATCCGGTGGGATCAATCGTCCTCGTGGTCCCGGCGAACCCGACCGAGATCGTGCCGGGTGACGTCATCACCTTCCAGACGCAGCCGGGCGTCCAGGAGTTCGTCACCCACCGTGTCGTTCGCGTGCAGGACACTGATCCGCTCAGTTTCGTCACCAAGGGCGACGCCAACTCCGGCGAGGACCGGGAACCGGTCCCCGCGGGCGCCGTTCGCGGCACCGTCCGGTTTCACCTTCCGTACCTGGGGTCGATCTCCGACTTCGTGCGGACGCCGGCGGGGATGCTGACCCTCGGTGGGCCGCTCCTACTGCTCTTCATGGTCCAACAGTTCGCGAACATGCGAAGCGAACTCCGCCGCGAGCGGACAGACGCCTCCCACGACTCCCCCACCGCGACGGAGAAAGTGGACAGCCGTGCCTGACTCTCGCAGCGCTCCCGTTGCGCGAACGCGGCGCGCCGACCGGCCGCGTCGGCGACGCGCACGCTGGCGTCGCTGCAGCGCCGCTACGGCGTCGCTCGCCCTCGTGCTGGCGACCGCGAGCCTCGTCGTACCCGGCACGTACGCCGCGTGGTCCGACTTTGACGTCATCGAGGGGAATTCGGTCGGCGCCGACGTCTGGGAGCCGGACGAGGTCGAGTTCCGGATCATCGTCTGCCAGACGATCAACGTCGGCGAGCAGGGCCGCGTCCGCGTGCTGATCCCACAGACGGCGGCCTTCAACCCTATGGATCTCGACGTCACGACCCTCCGCTTCGGCGCGGAGGGCCACGAGGTGGCGCCCGTACTCGAGGACAAGGGCCTTGGCGGCGTGTGCGAGCCAGGCCCGGCTCGAGGCCGCGTCCTCTACTTCGACATGCCGGTACCGGAGCTGACCCCTGACGACACGCACGGCTGCGTCATCGGGGCGCTGCTCGATGGATCTCCTGGCCGTGGCTGCACGACCCTCGAGTACTCGAGCAGTCCTAGGCCCGCGTTACTCGAGGATTCCGAGGTAGAGCAAACGCGCGATGACCTCGAGAAGTCTGCGGCCGAAGCCGAGGCTCCGACGGACGTGCCGGTGCCGGACGGCGACGTCACCGACGACGAGCGCCCTCTGGATACTTCAGGCGACGGCACCGGGCGGACGACGGAACAGCGCCCCGGCGAGACCGACCGAGGGGCATACCTCGATGACACCACTGTCGAGGAGAGCCAGCCCATCCAGCCGGCCGAAGCCCCGACGGTGGACGTCGATGTCGACGAACCCGCAGGTGTCGAGAGACGACCGTGATGCCACCGTCAGCTCCTTTCACGCGGCGTCTGACACTGGTGCCCACCTTGACGATGCTGCTCCTGGCATCAGCGGCCGTCGTCCACGCGCAGTCGCCGGCGATTGACATCCGGATCCTCGATGCACATGGCGACGTCGTGCCGGCGATCGAGGTCGAGGGGATCTATCCCACCGCTACCGCCGAGCACCTCGTCTTCCTGACCGTCGGCGCGTCGGGTGGCGTCGGCCCCTCGAACGTCGACGTGGAGATCCGCGACCTGCGTGACTACGAGAACGGGTGCTCACGTCCGGAGGTGCGAGCGGGCGACACGACGTGCGGACCCGGCCCGGACCAGGGCGAGCTATCCGGGCAGCTGGAGATGACCTGGCAACGAGGCGTCGCTGACAGCGACGACACGTGCGCGGTCGACGAGACTCTCCTCTCCGGATCGACCCTGCGCGACCTCGAGGGGGTCCGCATCGGCATCGGCCAGGTCGGGACCGATGAGCGCATCTGCCTCGCCCTCACGCAACACTTCCGCGCGGATCCGAGGAACAACCTGGCACAGGGCGACTCCTCCGTGTTCGACCTACGCGTCCATGCCGAGCAGGTGCTCGGGGACGCCCGCGACGCACCTGATACCTCGCCCGAAGTGGTTCCGCCGGAGGACGTCGACGGCGGTTCTGTCCCTGAGGGCAAAGACGACGAGAGTGCCGATGGCCGGCAGGAGACGGTCCTGTCAGAACGCCATGATCGGACGGCCCGGACTTCACCAGACTCGGTACCCGACACCCGCGGCCTGCCGCGCACCGGTTTCGACCTGTCAGTGCTCGTCGCGGTCGCTGCCCTCGCACTGTTGGCCGGGCTCCGCGTGCTGCGCCGCCCACGGAAGCCACCGGGGTAGGGTGGAGGGCTGCCGTCGGAGCGAGGTACCGATGCTCGAACGCGAATGGGTCAGCGTCCGTGATCCCGCCGACGACCATCGGCGCTACACCTTCGACGTCTCGTTCCTGCTGTCCAACTACACCTGCATCTACGGCGCCGGCTGCCAGGGCATCACCGCGGACGACGACCCGATCCTCGGGTGTTGCATCCACGGCGCCTACCTCAACGAGGACGACGACGCCGAGGAACTGCTGCGCATCGTCGAGGAGGATCTCGACCCCGCGACGATGCAGTTCCACCGGCAGGCGATGCGCAAGGGACTGCTGGTCGAGGACGAGGAGGGCGAGCAGCACACGCGCGTGCACAAAAGCGCCTGCATCCTGTTGAACCGGGCCGGATTCCCCGGCGGGGAAGGGTGCGCGTTGCACCACCTCGCCGAGCGGCAGGGTGTCCACCACATGACCCACAAGCCGGTCGTGTGCTGGCAGGTGCCGCTGCACCGCACGGTCTCCGAGGAGACGGCCGACGACGGGGCCACCCTGGAGGTGCACACCATCGCCGCCTACCAGCGCGGTCACTGGGGCGAGGGCGGCGCCGATTTCGGCTGGTGGTGCCTCGACGACGACCAGGCCTTCGTCGGCCGGCGACCGGTGTACCGCTCCATGGAGACGGAGTTACGCACCATGGTGGGCGACGACGTCTACGACACCCTGGCGGGCTTCCTGGACCAGCGACGTGGACAGCGTGGACGGGTGCGGTTCCTGCCGATGCTCTGACCGTTCAGCGGTCGTCGAGCCGACGGTCGTCCGCGCTGGGGGTGTCGTCCGGCTCGTCCTCGTCGAGCAGCGCCGCGTACGAGACGCCGATGCCGCGGAAGCGCTCGGCGACCGAGTCGGCGACCCGTTCGACGTCCTCCCAGCGGCGATCGCCCCAGCCCGGCTGGGCATCGGTGGCGTCGGCCGGGAACAGCTCCTTCGGCGCATCCAAGGCGAGCTGTCGGGCGGCGTCACCGTCGCCGAGGTTGGACACCCCCACGCCGAGCAGGCGGACCCGTGCCCGCTCCAGGCGCAGCCCGTCGAGCAGGTCGGTGGCGACGGTGACGAGGTCGTGCGTCCGGTCGGTCGGCGCCGGCAGGGTCGAGGACCGGGTGACCGTCTCGAACGAGCCGAAGCGGACCTTCAGCGTGATGGTGCGCCCGGACAGGCCGGCCTTGCGCAGACGGCGGCCGACCTTCTCGCACAGGCGCAGCAACTGGCGGCGCAGGACGTCCGGATCGTCGATGTCCTCGTCGTAGGTCTGCTCGGCCGAGACGGACTTCGTCGGTTGGACCGGGGTGACCGACCTGGGGTCCTCACCGCGCGCGAGGCGATGCAGGTTGTTGCCGGCGACGTCGCCGACGACCCGCTGCAGCGTGCGCAGGTCCGCGTCGGCCAGTTGCCCGACGGTCGTGAACCCGTAGGCGGTCAGCCGCTCGACGGTCTTCGGGCCGGCGCCCCACAGTTCGGCGACCGGCAGCGGGCGCAGCCGTCGCCGCACCTCGTCGCCGGGCCAGTGCAGCAGACCGTCCGGTTTGGCCTTGGCCGACAGCAGTTTCGCGACGGACTTGGTCGGGCCGATCCCGACCGAGCAGGGCAGGTCCAGGCGCCGACGCACGTCGGCGCGGATGTGCCGCGCGATCTCCACCGGCGGCCCGAACAGCCGGACGGCGCCGGAGACGTCGAGGAAGGCCTCGTCGAGCGAGAGCGGCTCGACCAGCGGCGTGTAGCTCTGCAGGATCGTCATGACCTCGCGCGAGACGTCGCGGTAGACGTCGAACCGCGGGGCGGCGACCACGAGGTCCGGACACAGGCGCCGGGCGCGGACCATCGGCATGGCGCTGCGGACGCCGAAGCGGCGGGCCTCGTAGGAGGCGGCGGCAACGACGCCCCGGCCTCCTGCACCGCCGACGACGACCGGACGTCCCCGCAGGCCCGGGTCGTCGCGCTGTTCGACCGAGGCGTAGAACGCATCCATGTCGACGTGGAGGATCGGCTCGTCGACACGGGCGGTCACGACCTGCTCCTCCTCGCGCGGCACGGCCCGGCGCGGTTCCCGTTCGTGATGCGGGCGACCGAACGCACGTTCGCCGTAGCGTACCGGCCGGGGGCCCACGTCCGTGGCGAAGGGGCTGCGGTGACGGATGAGCATGCGAATGTGAACGATCACTAACCTTTGCCGTCCGACTCC includes:
- a CDS encoding transglutaminaseTgpA domain-containing protein; this translates as MRRRDGILAVVTLLVVLATLPAYGRVFGDPAWRGPVIVAALLALVTAAALRALRVPWWVALVVSAGALAMLTYVLHLPPDGLLPGTEQWQQARELFAEALVEIRETPSPAPVLPGLLLLLTTGFWAVTHLAHEVVVRWRRAGLGLVPVLVLWAVPLAITAGDGPTWRVAVPFLAGAGLLLLLSAPDALPAGQRPVPRATTSGLAVGTAAIVVAVVAPGVLPGYDAEAWIDLGSAADPRGYQPIVDVSDRLKLPTERDVLRVRTEQRTYLRLAGLDSFDGFTWRLGPTGEGSYRPDPSSLFSARDVLPPEADASASEPLFVDVEVLELQNIYVPVPYQPVQVLGPQRDEMVWSTEGGFLATWDTVDGELAGQPRVGVREGVTYRVQASRPTPSYEQLREVEIDDATRERLTQLPREYEGLREQAEEVYAAADADTTVDRALALQEWFIGDEGGFTYDLDVPALRGDRALERFVLEDKVGYCEYFATAMAVMLRETGIPARVAVGFLPGRLSAPADPALGREMDEYTVSTRDAHAWVEVLFPGYGWVTFEPTPRDDRTQIVPREADLTPLENERERAARLRAEEREEQGPDARDNTTPNVPLPLPNEDTAPPQATSPEAGTQAGRTAIWPLALIGLGLLGVALVTVRSQRGRARSAGDGPAGRVLMSQRRLLAGAASLGLVRRPSETTPELVARWQAEGRVDGAGTRFAQLAQRAAFGGDVDDRLADEAEVLATELEEDLRASVDTRDRLLSPVRVPVTQGVSRTRELVGAVRDRWRG
- a CDS encoding DNA polymerase IV: MTARVDEPILHVDMDAFYASVEQRDDPGLRGRPVVVGGAGGRGVVAAASYEARRFGVRSAMPMVRARRLCPDLVVAAPRFDVYRDVSREVMTILQSYTPLVEPLSLDEAFLDVSGAVRLFGPPVEIARHIRADVRRRLDLPCSVGIGPTKSVAKLLSAKAKPDGLLHWPGDEVRRRLRPLPVAELWGAGPKTVERLTAYGFTTVGQLADADLRTLQRVVGDVAGNNLHRLARGEDPRSVTPVQPTKSVSAEQTYDEDIDDPDVLRRQLLRLCEKVGRRLRKAGLSGRTITLKVRFGSFETVTRSSTLPAPTDRTHDLVTVATDLLDGLRLERARVRLLGVGVSNLGDGDAARQLALDAPKELFPADATDAQPGWGDRRWEDVERVADSVAERFRGIGVSYAALLDEDEPDDTPSADDRRLDDR
- a CDS encoding TasA family protein; amino-acid sequence: MNKKILGSGVAVVAAAALLTGGTFAAWSDWDTIEDNSSGADHLTLDLNGSGIEGFSNVKLAPGVEVERQFVVASRDGETVPAADLYISMEELVGKEDGCRGNSEREEQEAIYETTCDAEFETEEFRFDEHGQFIKEARINITSTNVPTDDLDTACNSTLNPRGGRLNSMSLQDFAAKDRVSLLSAGETLGKGEGVCVGVVIQLPQNATNASQGDSASFDLRFDLEQAIS
- a CDS encoding LuxR C-terminal-related transcriptional regulator encodes the protein MTSRLAIVEDHGLIAHTVASAFRSRDVEVTVVPPASADALVTTVVGLAPDLALVDLDLGDDVSALDLLPALAEHEVPAVVLTGVRDRVRHAQCVAAGARAVLTKDGSFDELAATVDRALAGEPLLSRHEREEHLALLRQHQRAEEARLAPFRELTPREAEVLAGLIRGRSVEQIATECVVAVSTVRSQVRAILRKLGVSSQLAAIARAKEAEWQPPSGS
- a CDS encoding signal peptidase I; this translates as MTAIARAASRLATAAAVLLAVLVLAVAFVIPRLTGGAALTVLSGSMTPTYPVGSIVLVVPANPTEIVPGDVITFQTQPGVQEFVTHRVVRVQDTDPLSFVTKGDANSGEDREPVPAGAVRGTVRFHLPYLGSISDFVRTPAGMLTLGGPLLLLFMVQQFANMRSELRRERTDASHDSPTATEKVDSRA
- a CDS encoding DUF3040 domain-containing protein, producing the protein MPLSEHEERILAEIERQLAAEDPRFVARARRTRKGPSRTLRLRLAVAMAVLGVLSLLGLTFSIAFGVVGMALLLGAILLGATALRERPEQPTPAPVPPDESS
- a CDS encoding sensor histidine kinase, with the translated sequence MAGLGDVLQHYQGEDRRNALVCASVGPGWTLAWLPLVVVAALPAITLADRLNELALLGRPTWRAVTVALAVVLSLVAALLHRATGEARAVRLCTATALLAAASLPASVLGGRQPRLGDALVVAGTAVAGWWSVRLSDTAEVDTSLRPAPDVVRGLGALVVAMLAIVGAGEVMGAVPVPVLAAAVATMLWTVAAARLLVRWRSRSATALQAWTATFAVGMAVAEAARLVARWSLQPGWFLTSAVVRLAGLLVLTVGVVYLLTQSLEVRRSELHLLRVERVRSERDREHQQLQLQHEVRNALLGLEAATAVLRGGERLAPDRREEMTAALATGLSRLRVLLLPDGQRTAATTVPIGQIVVPTVLLARARGTQLLLDGDLDATVQCVPGALAQALDNLLVNADRHGRAREVPALVQVDRDGDRVLVRVSDRGPGVPDGLREQVFAPGVTLAATGGHGVGLPLARRLVREAGGELWVDAGLDHGACFVMSLPLAGSMDAAGAGAGEEQRDQLV
- a CDS encoding enoyl-CoA hydratase/isomerase family protein, with translation MSEAVGYEIAEGVAHVTIQRPDKRNAMSLEVFEGLRDAAGRAADDHRVGAVVVAGEGGTFSSGIDVSVFGDQVQGGVTPEFIGGLQDAFSAFEDLDKPTLAAIEGYCFGGGIQLALACHLRAVAPTARLAVKEADWGLVPDLGGTWRLPRLVGLGRATELTLTARTVEADEALAMGLAELRLGGEDPQGEAHALAARLAAGPGALRRAPRLLRENLERGRTEALGAEAATQLACLSGPDFTEAVTARWHGRLPRFVGA